One Cuculus canorus isolate bCucCan1 chromosome 1, bCucCan1.pri, whole genome shotgun sequence DNA segment encodes these proteins:
- the MCM5 gene encoding DNA replication licensing factor MCM5, with amino-acid sequence MSGFDDPGIYYSDSFGGDASVDEGQVRKSQLQKRFKEFLRQYRVGTDRTGFTFKYRDELKRHYNLSQYWVEVEMEDLASFDEDLADYLYKQPAEHLQLLEEAAKEVADEVTRPRPSGEETLQDIQVMLRSDANAANIRSLKSDQMSHLVKIPGIVIAATPVRAKATRIAIQCRSCRNTISNIAVRPGLEGYALPRKCNTEQAGRPKCPLDPYFIMPDKCKCVDFQVLKLQESPDAVPHGEMPRHLQLYCDRYLCDKVVPGNRVTIMGIYSIKKSAQSKNKSRDNVGVGIRSAYIRVVGIQVDVEGSGHSFAGLVTPQEEEELRRLAAMPNIYETIAKSIAPSIYGSTDIKKAIACLLFGGSRKRLPDGLTRRGDINLLMLGDPGTAKSQLLKFVEKCSPIGVYTSGKGSSAAGLTASVIRDPSSRSFFMEGGAMVLADGGVVCIDEFDKMREDDRVAIHEAMEQQTISIAKAGITTTLNSRCSVLAAANSVFGRWDETKGEENIDFMPTILSRFDMIFIVKDEHNEERDMTLAKHVMSLHVSALTQTQAVEGEIELNKLKKLISFCRTRCGPRLSAAAAEKLKNRYVLMRSGTRQHEQESDRRSSIPITVRQLEAIVRIAESLAKMKLQPFSTEVDVEEALRLFQVSTLDAAMSGSLSGAEGFTTQEDQEMLSRIEKQLKRRFAIGSQVSEHSIVQDFMRQKYPEHAIYKVLQLMMRRGEIQHRMQRKVLYRIK; translated from the exons ATGTCCGGCTTTGATGACCCTGGCATTTACTACAGTGACAGTTTCGGGGGTGATGCATCAGTGGACGAGGGGCAAGTTCGGAAGTCACAGCTGCAGAAGCGGTTCAAAGAGTTTCTGCGGCAGTACCGGGTGGGCACGGACCGCACAGGCTTCACCTTCAAATACAG GGATGAGCTTAAACGACATTATAACCTGAGTCAGTATTGGGTAGAGGTGGAGATGGAAGACCTGGCCAGCTTTGATGAAGATCTTGCTGACTATCTGTAcaagcagccagcagagcaCCTGCAGCTG ttggaagaagcagcaaaagaagtcGCAGATGAGGTCACCCGTCCTCGTCCTTCAGGAGAGGAGACTCTGCAAGACATCCAGGTCATGTTGAGATCAGATGCCAACGCAGCAAATATCCGCAGCCTGAAG tctgaTCAGATGTCCCACCTTGTGAAAATCCCTGGGATTGTAATCGCAGCAACCCCTGTGAGGGCCAAAGCCACCAGAATAGCCATCCAGTGCCGCAGCTGCCGCAACACCATCAGCAACATTGCGGTGCGCCCAGGCCTAGAGGGTTACGCTCTGCCCAGGAAATGCAACAC AGAACAAGCTGGACGCCCAAAGTGCCCACTGGACCCGTATTTCATCATGCCAGATAAGTGCAAGTGTGTGGACTTCCAGGTCCTGAAGCTGCAGGAGTCCCCAGATGCTGTGCCTCATGGGGAGATGCCCCGGCACTTGCAGCTGTACTGCGACAG GTACCTGTGTGACAAAGTTGTCCCAGGGAACAGAGTCACTATCATGGGCATCTACTCCATCAAGAAGTCTGCCCAGAGCAAGAACAAAAGCCGTGACAATGTGGGTGTGGGCATCCGGAGTGCTTACATCCGTGTGGTGGGCATCCAGGTGGATGTGGAAGGCTCAG GACATAGCTTTGCTGGCTTAGTGACCCCtcaagaagaggaggaactTCGTCGCCTTGCTGCCATGCCTAACATCTATGAGACCATTGCCAAGAGCATTGCACCCTCCATCTATGGCAGCACTGACATCAAGAAGGCCATTGCCTGCCTCTTATTCGGAGGTTCTCGCAAGAG GCTCCCAGATGGGCTGACCCGCAGAGGAGACATCAACTTACTGATGCTGGGTGACCCTGGCACAGCCAAATCCCAGCTGCTGAAGTTCGTTGAGAAGTGTTCACCCATTGGG GTGTACACctcagggaaaggcagcagcgCTGCTGGCTTGACAGCCTCGGTCATCCGCGACCCTTCCTCCAGGAGTTTCTTCATGGAGGGAGGAGCCATGGTGCTGGCAGATGGGGGAGTGGTGTGCATCGATGAATTTGACAAG ATGCGGGAGGATGACCGTGTGGCCATCCATGAAGCCATGGAGCAGCAGACCATCTCCATTGCTAAG GCAGGAATCACAACCACACTCAACTCCCGATGCtcagtgctggcagctgccaATTCTGTTTTTGGGCGCTGGGATGAGACCAAAGGCGAGGAGAACATTGATTTTATGCCAACCATCCTGTCCCGTTTTGACATGATCTTTATCGTCAAAGATGAGCACAACGAGGAGCGAGACATG ACGCTGGCCAAGCACGTGATGTCCTTACATGTGAGCGCCTTGACACAGACCCAGGCTGTGGAGGGCGAGATCGAGCTGAACAAGCTGAAGAAGCTCATCTCCTTTTGTCGGAC GAGGTGTGGCCCTCGactgtctgcagcagcagcagagaagttGAAGAACCGCTACGTCCTGATGCGGAGCGGCACTCGCCAGCATGAGCAGGAGAGCGACCGGCGCTCCAGCATCCCCATCACTGTCCG GCAACTAGAAGCCATAGTGCGTATTGCCGAGTCCCTGGCGAAGATGAAGCTTCAACCCTTTTCCACTGAGGTGGATGTTGAGGAGGCCTTGCGGCTCTTCCAGGTGTCCACACTTGATGCAGCCATGTCAGGCAGCCTGTCAG GGGCAGAAGGCTTCACGACACAGGAGGACCAAGAGATGCTGTCCCGCATTGAGAAACAGCTTAAACGCCGCTTCGCCATTGGCTCTCAGGTGTCAGAGCACAGCATTGTCCAGGACTTCATGCGGCAG aaATACCCAGAACATGCCATCTACAAAGTGCTGCAGCTGATGATGCGTCGGGGGGAGATCCAGCACCGCATGCAACGCAAAGTCCTCTACCGCATCAAGTGA